Proteins encoded in a region of the Vicia villosa cultivar HV-30 ecotype Madison, WI linkage group LG5, Vvil1.0, whole genome shotgun sequence genome:
- the LOC131603678 gene encoding respiratory burst oxidase homolog protein A produces the protein MNDIPKHERRWASDTVPGKVTVSAGTSPGTESSYASDEFVEVTIDLRDDDTIVLRSVEPAGVNVNIDDSVASVAGSGFDTPVSVPRSPSIRRNSSRGFRHFSQELKAEAVAKAKQFSQELRRFSWSHGHASRALSSSAGHSHTGTSGAGVGGFETALAARALRKQRAQLDRTRTGAHKALRSLKFISSKSNGLDAWNEVQRNFDKLSKDGFLHRVDFGQCIGMKDSKEFALELFDALGRKQRLKVEKINREELLEFWTQITNQSFDSRLQIFFDMVDKNEDGRITEEEVKEVIMLSASANKLSRLQEQAEEYAALIMEELDPERLGYIELWQLETLLLQKDTYLNYSQALSYTSQALSQNLQGLRKKSPIRRVSRRFIYYLQENWRRLWVLTLWVCIMIGLFTWKFFQYKQKDAFHIMGYCLPTAKGGAETLKFNMALILFPVCRNTITWLRSTKVSYVVPFDDNINFHKTIAGAIVIGVILHAGDHLACDFPRLVSSSEADYQKYLKGVFGHDRPSYADLVKGVSGITGILMVVLMAIAFTLATKWFRRNLIKLPEPFSRLTGFNAFWYSHHLFVIVYGLLIVHGVKLYLVHKWYYKTTWMYLAVPVLLYASERTLRLFRSGFYTVRIIKVAIYPGNVLTLQMSKPPQFRYKSGQYMFVQCSAVSPFEWHPFSITSAPGDDFLSVHIRQLGDWTQELKRVFSEACEPPVSGRSGLLRADETTKKSLPKLKIDGPYGAPAQDYKKYDVLLLVGLGIGATPFISILKDLLNNIIKMEELADSVSDTSRASDVSIGSTDSPSVNKIAPKRRKTLKTTNAYFYWVTREQGSFDWFKGVMNEVAELDQRGVIEMHNYLTSVYEEGDARSALITMVQALNHAKNGVDIVSGTRVRTHFARPNWKKVFSKMCSKHYSGRIGVFYCGAPVLAKELNKLCFEFNEKGPTKFEFHKEHF, from the exons ATGAATGATATTCCGAAACACGAGAGGCGTTGGGCGTCAGATACTGTTCCCGGAAAAGTAACTGTCTCCGCCGGGACATCGCCGGGAACTGAGTCTAGTTACGCTTCCGATGAGTTTGTGGAGGTTACTATCGATCTTCGAGACGATGACACAATCGTTCTTCGTAGTGTTGAGCCAGCTGGTGTTAATGTTAATATTGACGATAGTGTCGCCAGTGTCGCCGGAAGCGGTTTCGATACTCCGGTGTCTGTTCCGAGGTCGCCGTCGATTCGGAGAAACTCCTCGAGAGGATTCCGGCATTTCTCACAGGAGCTGAAAGCGGAGGCCGTTGCTAAGGCGAAGCAATTCTCGCAGGAGCTAAGAAGATTCTCGTGGAGTCACGGTCATGCTTCGCGTGCTCTTTCATCTTCCGCTGGTCATAGTCATACCGGAACAAGCGGTGCCGGAGTTGGTGGTTTTGAAACGGCGTTGGCCGCTCGTGCTTTGAGGAAGCAACGCGCGCAGCTTGATCGCACTCGCACCGGTGCTCATAAAGCACTCCGGAGTTTGAAATTCATCAGCAGTAAATCCAACGGTTTAGATGCTTGGAACGAAGTGCAGAGAAATTTCGATAAACTTTCTAAAGACGGTTTTCTCCATCGCGTCGATTTCGGTCAATGCATAG GTATGAAAGATTCAAAGGAATTTGCTCTGGAACTCTTTGATGCTCTAGGTCGTAAGCAAAGATTGAAGGTTGAAAAGATAAACAGGGAAGAACTTTTGGAGTTCTGGACGCAAATTACTAATCAAAGTTTTGATTCCCGTCTCCAGATCTTCTTTGACAT GGTGGACAAGAACGAAGATGGAAGAATCACCGAAGAAGAAGTAAAAGAG GTCATCATGTTAAGCGCTTCTGCCAATAAGTTATCTAGACTCCAGGAGCAAGCTGAAGAATATGCAGCTCTAATCATGGAAGAATTAGACCCTGAAAGACTTGGCTACATTGAG CTATGGCAATTGGAAACACTTCTTTTACAAAAGGACACGTATCTCAACTATTCCCAAGCTCTAAGCTACACAAGTCAAGCTTTGAGCCAGAACCTACAGGGACTAAGAAAGAAAAGTCCTATACGTAGGGTGAGCCGCAGATTTATTTACTATTTGCAAGAGAATTGGAGGAGACTTTGGGTTTTAACATTGTGGGTTTGCATAATGATTGGACTCTTCACATGGAAATTTTTTCAATACAAGCAAAAAGATGCTTTTCATATAATGGGTTACTGTCTTCCCACAGCCAAAGGTGGGGCTGAGACGTTGAAATTCAACATGGCACTGATTCTCTTCCCAGTCTGCAGAAACACCATAACTTGGCTCAGGTCTACGAAGGTATCTTATGTTGTACCTTTTGACGACAACATCAACTTCCATAAG ACAATTGCTGGGGCAATTGTAATTGGTGTTATACTTCATGCCGGGGATCACCTTGCTTGTGATTTTCCAAGACTCGTAAGTTCGTCTGAAGCTGATTATCAGAAGTATTTGAAAGGTGTATTTGGTCATGACAGACCCAGTTATGCAGACCTAGTTAAAGGGGTTTCGGGCATCACTGGGATTTTGATGGTGGTTTTGATGGCAATAGCATTTACACTCGCAACAAAATGGTTCAGAAGGAATCTCATTAAGCTGCCTGAACCATTTAGTAGGCTTACTGGCTTCAATGCCTTCTGGTATTCACACCATCTGTTTGTCATTGTCTATGGCCTGCTCATTGTCCATGGTGTAAAACTTTACCTCGTGCACAAATGGTACTATAAAACG ACATGGATGTATCTCGCTGTTCCGGTTTTACTCTATGCGTCAGAAAGAACGCTCAGATTATTCCGTTCTGGCTTTTATACAGTCCGTATTATAAAG GTTGCTATTTATCCTGGAAATGTTCTCACATTGCAAATGTCTAAACCTCCTCAATTTCGTTACAAAAGTGGACAGTACATGTTTGTACAATGTTCTGCTGTGTCTCCCTTTGAGTG GCATCCGTTTTCTATTACCTCAGCCCCGGGGGATGACTTTCTGAGTGTTCACATTCGTCAACTTGGTGACTGGACTCAGGAGCTTAAAAGGGTATTTTCGGAGGCCTGTGAGCCTCCCGTGTCCGGGAGGAGTGGGCTTCTCAGGGCTGATGAAACGACAAAGAAAAG TTTGCCAAAGTTAAAGATAGATGGACCATACGGGGCACCAGCACAAGACTATAAAAAATATGACGTTTTGTTACTGGTCGGTCTTGGAATAGGAGCTACTCCTTTCATCAGCATCCTGAAAGATCTTCTCAACAACATTATCAAAATGGAGGAGCTGGCG GATTCAGTCTCTGATACAAGTAGAGCTTCAGACGTAAGCATTGGGAGTACTGATTCACCATCTGTTAATAAAATTGCTCCAAAAAggaggaaaactctgaagactaCCAATGCTTATTTCTATTGGGTTACAAGAGAACAAGGCTCTTTTGATTGGTTCAAAGGAGTCATGAACGAAGTAGCTGAGCTTGATCAAAGG GGTGTCATTGAGATGCACAACTACTTGACTAGCGTATACGAGGAAGGAGATGCTAGATCTGCCCTCATCACCATGGTTCAAGCACTGAACCATGCCAAAAATGGAGTTGATATTGTTTCTGGAACTAGG GTACGGACACATTTCGCTAGGCCTAATTGGAAGAAGGTTTTCTCTAAAATGTGTTCCAAGCACTATAGTGGACGAATAG GGGTATTTTATTGTGGCGCACCAGTTTTGGCCAAAGAACTTAATAAGCTATGCTTCGAATTCAATGAAAAGGGTCCAACAAAATTTGAGTTCCACAAAGAGCATTTCTAA
- the LOC131608073 gene encoding uncharacterized protein LOC131608073 → MAHTHREQFKPIAPNFISLSTHYRSPSAENQHHNLSEHKTKTLKKCAIWCGCITAILLLLFVILIVLAFTVYNVKDPEVRMNGVTLINGTFTGTNATNIVTILADMSVKNTNSFTFRYGEVNTTVYYDGTEIGRGVTPPGKAKAQRTGRFNVTLEIMAKRLVDKPEWIVDIRDQGLNFSTYTKMSGKVKILNLIKRKVGVELNCTSQYNITTRLITRGDNCVGFVSI, encoded by the coding sequence atggcTCATACACACAGAGAACAATTCAAACCCATAGCACCAAATTTCATATCATTATCAACTCATTACAGAAGCCCTAGTGCAGAAAACCAGCACCATAATTTATCAGAACACAAAaccaaaaccctaaaaaagtgTGCCATATGGTGTGGATGCATCACTGCAATTCTGTTATTACTCTTTGTAATACTCATAGTCCTAGCTTTCACAGTCTACAACGTTAAAGATCCTGAAGTGAGAATGAACGGAGTTACATTAATCAACGGAACCTTCACCGGTACCAACGCAACTAATATCGTTACGATTCTCGCTGATATGTCTGTGAAGAACACAAACTCATTTACTTTCAGGTATGGAGAAGTTAACACAACTGTTTATTACGATGGAACTGAGATCGGAAGAGGTGTAACGCCGCCGGGGAAAGCGAAAGCGCAGAGAACGGGGAGGTTTAACGTGACGCTGGAGATTATGGCGAAGAGGCTTGTGGATAAACCGGAATGGATTGTGGATATTAGAGATCAAGGTTTGAATTTTAGCACTTATACGAAGATGAGTGGGAAGGTGAAAATATTGAATTTGATTAAGAGGAAGGTTGGGGTTGAGTTGAATTGTACTAGTCAATATAATATTACTACTCGTTTGATCACACGTGGTGATAATTGTGTTGGGTTTGTAAGTATTTAG